A genome region from Pseudanabaena sp. Chao 1811 includes the following:
- a CDS encoding ABC transporter substrate-binding protein: protein MAIVKRSMPKRVKVKKWKAMLLLLIIGMCSLLLWGCSIKSEVLKDRLVVPLDSDIKTFNPVLINDAYSSIAIGYTLAGLITENAITKDLDPELAEKWEFQQDGKQLIFTMRPDLKWSDGYPLTVDDVLFTFKDIIFNEKIPSGSRDVLRIGKSQTLPKVEKLDDRRISFFMDEPFAPALRTIGGTGILPKHVFAPTLTESSTDKKLKFLETWTLSTPVSQLVGNGPYLIQEYRPSERLIYKPNPYYWKKGTPYIDKLVMQIVESPDTALLRFRSGDLDMYRLRGEDYQLLKRFEKRDRYKIYNAGPATGQAFLMFNLNKGKDPKTNQPFVEPIKSKWFNDVNFRRAVAYAINREAIITNLSRGLAQTQNSPISIPSPYFLPPEKGLKVYDYQPEKSKEILLQAGYKYDSEQQLLDAQGNLVRFTLMAPTGGRVAMGAQIKNDLEKIGMKVDFNPVDFRIITDKLDNSKQWDASLLGFTGGAEPNSGINLWATDGDSHLFNKGPVGDEKPFPDREVADWEQKIHDLMIKGAQELDETKRKEIYAEYQQLVQEQLPLIHLTVPLYLVAVRDRVENVQPSALAGSTGVTGALWNVEQLKLKP from the coding sequence ATGGCGATCGTGAAAAGAAGTATGCCGAAACGGGTTAAGGTCAAAAAGTGGAAAGCAATGTTATTGCTGCTGATTATCGGCATGTGTTCGCTGCTGCTTTGGGGTTGCTCGATTAAATCGGAAGTTCTCAAAGATCGCTTAGTAGTTCCATTAGATAGTGATATTAAAACCTTTAATCCTGTTTTAATTAATGATGCCTACAGTAGTATTGCGATTGGCTATACCCTAGCTGGTCTGATTACTGAAAACGCGATTACTAAAGACCTAGATCCTGAACTAGCTGAGAAATGGGAATTTCAACAAGATGGAAAGCAACTTATTTTCACGATGCGTCCAGATCTCAAATGGTCAGATGGATATCCACTCACTGTCGATGATGTGCTATTTACTTTCAAAGACATCATTTTCAATGAGAAGATTCCTTCAGGCAGTCGAGACGTATTAAGAATTGGCAAGTCACAGACTTTACCTAAAGTTGAGAAGTTAGACGATCGCCGCATCTCTTTCTTTATGGATGAACCCTTTGCGCCAGCCCTACGAACCATTGGCGGCACTGGTATTTTGCCTAAGCATGTTTTTGCGCCAACCCTCACAGAAAGCTCTACTGACAAAAAACTAAAGTTCCTAGAAACATGGACTCTCAGTACTCCTGTGAGCCAGCTAGTGGGGAATGGACCCTATCTCATTCAAGAATATCGCCCATCGGAACGGTTAATCTATAAACCCAATCCCTACTATTGGAAAAAGGGAACTCCCTACATTGACAAGTTGGTAATGCAGATTGTGGAATCTCCTGACACAGCTCTATTGCGGTTTCGTTCAGGCGATCTCGATATGTATCGTTTGCGTGGAGAAGATTACCAACTACTCAAGCGGTTTGAAAAGCGCGATCGCTACAAAATCTACAATGCTGGACCTGCTACAGGACAAGCATTCTTGATGTTTAACCTCAACAAAGGTAAAGATCCGAAAACCAATCAACCCTTCGTAGAACCGATCAAATCGAAATGGTTTAATGATGTCAACTTCCGTCGTGCAGTTGCCTATGCTATTAATCGCGAAGCGATAATTACCAATCTTTCTCGTGGTTTAGCTCAAACGCAAAACTCACCAATTTCTATTCCTAGTCCCTATTTCTTACCTCCCGAAAAGGGACTCAAGGTTTATGATTATCAGCCTGAGAAGTCAAAGGAAATTCTCTTACAGGCAGGATATAAATATGATTCCGAACAGCAGTTACTTGATGCTCAGGGAAATCTAGTCCGCTTTACCTTGATGGCTCCCACAGGTGGTAGGGTCGCAATGGGAGCACAAATTAAAAATGACCTCGAAAAAATTGGGATGAAAGTTGATTTTAATCCCGTTGATTTTCGGATTATTACGGATAAGCTCGATAACTCTAAGCAGTGGGATGCGTCACTCCTCGGATTTACTGGTGGCGCAGAACCCAATAGTGGCATTAATCTGTGGGCAACTGATGGCGACTCTCATCTGTTTAATAAGGGACCCGTTGGGGATGAAAAACCTTTTCCCGATCGCGAGGTCGCTGACTGGGAACAAAAAATTCACGATCTCATGATTAAGGGTGCTCAAGAACTCGATGAAACCAAGCGCAAAGAAATCTATGCTGAATATCAGCAGTTAGTACAGGAGCAGTTACCGCTTATTCATTTAACGGTTCCCCTATACTTAGTAGCTGTCCGCGATCGCGTAGAAAATGTCCAACCATCTGCCCTTGCTGGTAGTACTGGCGTGACAGGCGCATTGTGGAATGTGGAGCAACTCAAACTCAAGCCTTAA
- the ispF gene encoding 2-C-methyl-D-erythritol 2,4-cyclodiphosphate synthase, producing the protein MNIRIGNGYDLHRLVSDRRLILGGVEIPHEKGLLGHSDADVLTHAIMDAMLGALALGDIGHYFPPSDPKWAGADSIMLLKQVQELIGAQGWRVNNLDAMVIAEAPKLKPHIKAMRDRLAEAMNLPIDCVSVKATTNEGQDAIGQKEAIAVHAVVLLVKGE; encoded by the coding sequence ATGAATATCCGCATTGGCAATGGTTATGACCTGCATCGACTCGTTAGCGATCGCCGCTTGATCCTTGGTGGTGTCGAAATCCCCCATGAAAAAGGACTGCTAGGACATAGCGATGCCGATGTATTAACCCATGCGATCATGGATGCCATGCTGGGAGCGCTTGCCCTCGGTGATATTGGGCATTATTTCCCGCCTTCTGATCCTAAATGGGCAGGAGCCGATAGCATTATGCTATTGAAACAGGTACAGGAGTTGATTGGCGCACAGGGCTGGCGAGTGAATAACCTTGATGCCATGGTGATCGCTGAAGCTCCTAAACTTAAACCCCATATTAAAGCAATGCGCGATCGCCTAGCTGAAGCGATGAATTTACCGATTGATTGTGTCAGTGTTAAGGCTACTACCAATGAAGGACAGGATGCGATCGGACAAAAGGAGGCGATCGCTGTTCATGCAGTGGTGTTGTTGGTTAAAGGTGAATAG
- a CDS encoding hybrid sensor histidine kinase/response regulator, translating into MSDRLQKHLIDKNVDTTAEFSNLCHTLEGCVLVVDDNPTNLSVLVNLLRDVGLRVLVATDGESAIEQIAYVKPDLILLDVMMPGIDGFETCQRLKANVDTAKIPIIFMTALSETVDKVRGLSLGAVDYVTKPFEHEEVLVRIRTHLMLAKQRQTIELQNIELQTEIAERKRAEEALTIFLHAVSHDLRNPVTGLMMVLEQLSNNSKTADEPILLPRTTLERMRQSGDRQLALINSLLESHVNDVHGIIIHPQLVAIGDIISAVIYDLQPILEKEDATVVVQIEPELNPILVDAAHIYRVFQNLIVNAIKHNPPNLKLTISAQSHTEKMILCEVTDNGVGMTHEQSETLFELYAQGNAQNKLNRRSLSLGLGLYICRQIVQAHGGAIGAVGELNVGSRFWFTLAKS; encoded by the coding sequence ATGAGCGATCGCCTGCAAAAACATCTCATCGACAAAAATGTAGATACGACTGCTGAATTCTCGAACCTATGTCATACCCTTGAAGGCTGTGTGTTAGTTGTTGATGACAATCCCACTAACTTGAGTGTATTGGTCAATTTATTACGAGATGTGGGACTAAGGGTGTTAGTGGCAACCGATGGCGAAAGTGCGATCGAGCAAATTGCATATGTCAAACCTGATTTGATTTTGCTAGATGTCATGATGCCTGGAATCGACGGTTTTGAGACCTGCCAACGGCTCAAGGCAAATGTTGATACGGCAAAGATTCCGATCATTTTTATGACCGCACTTTCGGAAACAGTGGATAAAGTGCGTGGTTTGTCCTTGGGGGCAGTGGACTATGTGACGAAACCCTTTGAGCATGAAGAGGTCTTAGTGAGGATTCGTACCCATCTAATGCTGGCAAAACAGCGACAAACCATTGAATTACAAAATATCGAACTGCAAACAGAAATAGCTGAACGCAAACGTGCTGAAGAAGCATTAACCATTTTTCTCCATGCTGTTTCCCATGATTTGCGCAATCCTGTTACAGGATTAATGATGGTGCTTGAGCAGTTGAGTAATAACAGTAAGACAGCTGACGAGCCTATTCTCTTACCAAGAACAACTCTGGAACGAATGCGCCAAAGTGGCGATCGCCAGTTAGCCTTAATTAATTCGTTGTTAGAGTCCCATGTGAATGATGTGCATGGAATTATCATCCATCCTCAACTTGTGGCAATTGGAGATATCATATCGGCGGTTATCTATGATCTTCAGCCCATTTTAGAAAAAGAAGATGCAACGGTAGTGGTGCAAATTGAGCCTGAATTGAATCCTATTTTGGTTGATGCGGCTCATATCTATAGAGTCTTCCAAAATCTGATTGTTAATGCCATTAAACATAACCCACCTAACCTCAAGCTAACGATTTCGGCACAGAGCCACACTGAGAAGATGATCCTGTGCGAGGTGACTGATAATGGAGTAGGTATGACGCATGAACAGAGCGAAACCCTATTTGAACTATATGCTCAAGGTAATGCCCAAAACAAACTTAATCGGCGATCCCTTAGTCTCGGTTTAGGCTTGTATATCTGTCGCCAAATTGTGCAAGCTCATGGTGGTGCGATCGGTGCAGTTGGCGAACTAAATGTTGGCTCTCGTTTTTGGTTTACCTTAGCCAAGTCCTAA
- a CDS encoding response regulator gives MQGNLNNPYKLLQLIVQRELTGCLSVTIPEDNSVGWQLYVGGSRLYFATITNFRPERFSLLWQQVMPDLSVPRMNSDLSEYENLYEWQLENHISLTEFRRVLLHFSREALIHALSHTSAYVKFEPNICIKPVLIAAPLPDLIKPIAQHVNFWKKLHNHISSPFSRIYLDSSKAGEFNRFLDNSHNVTIGKVLAQSISLSIWLKILEQKLSIYEICQQLKMEPHFLALWLYPLLNDKTLEVIPAEHNSGATSQIPPKPLIACIDDSHTVQRQVKMVLEASGFQVLGITEPTSCLTSLIRQKPDLILMDITMPEIDGYELCNMLRHSRHLRNVPIIMFTGREGIIDRMRAQLVGANDYVTKPVNTDKLITKVKRLIQSSQKTVNQQEKESLKAL, from the coding sequence ATGCAGGGTAATCTCAACAATCCATATAAGTTACTGCAACTTATTGTTCAACGAGAGCTAACGGGATGTCTATCGGTAACAATCCCCGAAGATAATTCAGTTGGTTGGCAACTATATGTTGGTGGTTCACGGCTATACTTTGCCACTATTACTAATTTTCGTCCTGAGCGGTTTAGTTTGCTTTGGCAACAAGTTATGCCAGATTTATCCGTGCCAAGGATGAATTCTGATTTATCAGAATATGAGAATCTTTATGAATGGCAACTTGAAAACCATATTTCTCTCACTGAATTTCGGCGAGTTCTGCTCCATTTTTCTAGAGAAGCATTGATCCATGCCCTCTCCCATACTAGTGCTTATGTGAAGTTTGAACCTAACATTTGTATTAAACCTGTACTAATTGCCGCACCATTACCCGATTTAATCAAACCAATCGCTCAGCATGTTAATTTTTGGAAAAAGCTGCATAATCATATCTCTTCGCCTTTTTCTCGAATTTATCTAGATTCTAGTAAGGCAGGAGAGTTTAATCGATTCTTAGATAATTCCCACAATGTAACCATAGGAAAAGTATTAGCTCAAAGTATTAGCCTATCTATTTGGCTGAAAATATTAGAGCAGAAATTGAGCATCTATGAAATTTGTCAACAACTAAAAATGGAGCCGCATTTTCTAGCATTATGGTTGTATCCATTGCTTAATGATAAAACACTGGAAGTAATTCCTGCTGAGCACAATTCGGGGGCGACATCCCAAATCCCCCCTAAACCATTAATAGCCTGTATTGATGATAGTCATACTGTGCAACGTCAAGTCAAAATGGTACTAGAAGCCTCTGGCTTTCAAGTATTAGGAATTACTGAGCCGACGAGCTGTTTAACTTCCTTAATCAGGCAAAAACCTGACCTAATTTTGATGGATATTACGATGCCTGAAATAGATGGTTACGAACTATGCAATATGCTGCGGCATTCCCGCCATTTACGAAATGTACCAATCATTATGTTTACAGGTAGGGAAGGAATCATTGACCGTATGAGAGCGCAACTTGTAGGAGCAAATGACTACGTCACCAAGCCTGTAAACACAGATAAGCTAATTACTAAAGTTAAGCGATTAATTCAAAGCAGTCAAAAAACCGTTAATCAACAAGAAAAAGAATCACTTAAAGCCCTATGA
- a CDS encoding response regulator transcription factor, translated as MKTVLVVEDGHAEQQLISSLLSRSGFDVVLQSNAEDAWKWLSSHTPPNLIVLDVIMPGQSGLDLCRTIRDQDQLKQVPIVFCTSKDQDFDRFWALRQGGNAYLTKPFAPKQLLETVYQHVS; from the coding sequence ATGAAAACAGTACTCGTTGTTGAAGATGGACATGCAGAACAACAACTTATTTCTAGTCTATTATCGCGTTCTGGCTTTGATGTTGTTTTGCAGTCAAATGCTGAGGATGCTTGGAAATGGCTATCAAGTCACACTCCTCCCAATTTGATTGTTTTAGATGTAATTATGCCTGGTCAAAGTGGATTAGATTTATGTCGAACGATTCGTGATCAAGATCAGTTAAAGCAGGTTCCGATTGTATTTTGTACTTCCAAAGATCAAGATTTTGATCGATTTTGGGCATTGCGTCAGGGGGGGAATGCCTATTTGACTAAACCTTTTGCGCCTAAACAACTATTAGAAACTGTTTATCAGCATGTTAGTTAA
- a CDS encoding chemotaxis protein CheW, which produces MKVSPLLWVVLPVSYVEEVVQLKPQDISPIPAVNPCLLGLTNQRGKLLWVLHLESFLGIKPTPLAKQISAIAIRTQVPNVGICRIACVVMALEEIITLDSQKFVPVPKKIPTRAKTLLSGLVNFDKKTYGILNVNEVFRILNPSIVGGDTIGTVANDLADLSTA; this is translated from the coding sequence ATGAAAGTCTCACCATTATTGTGGGTTGTCTTGCCAGTGAGCTATGTTGAAGAAGTTGTCCAGCTAAAACCTCAAGACATTAGCCCGATTCCCGCAGTTAATCCTTGTTTGTTAGGACTTACTAATCAAAGGGGGAAATTACTATGGGTACTGCACTTGGAGAGCTTTTTGGGAATTAAGCCTACACCTTTGGCAAAACAAATTTCGGCGATCGCTATTCGTACACAAGTGCCGAATGTCGGTATCTGTCGTATTGCCTGTGTGGTGATGGCGTTGGAAGAGATTATCACCCTTGATTCTCAAAAATTTGTCCCTGTCCCTAAAAAAATTCCTACGAGGGCGAAAACTTTATTATCGGGTTTAGTTAACTTCGATAAGAAGACCTATGGGATTTTGAATGTGAATGAGGTATTTCGGATTTTAAATCCATCTATTGTTGGAGGGGACACAATAGGAACTGTGGCTAATGATCTGGCAGATCTCTCAACCGCATAG
- a CDS encoding methyl-accepting chemotaxis protein, with product MTDKTDTFNSALLTSDRYAANGKNNGDSAQPNDPMSQILYAYDLESRGDVSAAREIYQQVIAEDTDGTYAAIAEKAINAMGEVQDSGDSVGISQAQGRVNVPLSGKVSLEREPQQKIKDVKSSKITSKQKISALSWFYNLSVGRKQLFALIASEFLSLSLVGFGAFLIGRSLQDQLFKQAQSEVSVMDINYNIKVNQMGFGFRGQSDNAAVISAASTYASKQPIPAPLRDQVRKILENEIKARKIEYATLVGTDAKIIINANSDRTGQDFDPNGLVSDILKDPNQIKATAIVSADDLQKEAPPLPDGFTPTDSLIRYTATAVKDPTSQKTIAVLISGDIVNKKPPIVENTLKALATTAQDTGKKGLGGYSAVYYRKPSGEFVLATSAEQPDFEAGTFNLPISGKEADDLLNRATNAENGQPVTGRVLVGNTYYTMSARAVPNRIVETDKGAVPQYKAPVAILVRGTPETEMSELLRRTWIILGISSIVVILLDILLSRFLDRAIGKPVKALTPIAKRFTLGDRKVRAEVFANDEIGELTRSFNTMADSIEMSEQALAQQSLLKEQEAEIQRKEKELLQREVINLLLEIEGTQKGDLTAEAQVTDGVVGSIADAFNATIRKLRNLVKEVKATAVHAESLAKNSEQSVQKFSTAALAQSDGIAQALEAVEQNTQSIAQVAQSAQDAADVARRAAIAAREGDMKMDRTVHSIKAIRSTVAATAKKMKQLAESSQEVSQIVAIISNISEKTNLLAFNASIEAARAGENGQGFRVVADEVRRLADRVTDATKEIQLLVNNIQHETTEVLKAMEVGTSEVVSGTQSVEETKETLKDLADLSQTIDKYLQTISISTISQTQVSQKVNSIMENANMIAQGTATDTQNVVNSLQVLVGVVDELQASVRQFRLEKSE from the coding sequence ATGACTGACAAAACCGACACTTTCAATTCAGCGCTCCTTACTTCTGATCGATATGCTGCCAATGGCAAGAATAATGGGGATTCTGCCCAGCCTAACGATCCGATGTCTCAAATTCTCTATGCCTATGATTTAGAAAGTCGAGGTGATGTCAGTGCGGCGAGGGAAATTTATCAACAGGTAATTGCTGAAGATACTGATGGAACCTATGCGGCGATCGCAGAAAAAGCAATCAATGCAATGGGAGAAGTTCAGGACAGTGGTGACTCTGTTGGGATTTCTCAAGCGCAAGGCAGGGTCAATGTTCCTCTATCAGGAAAGGTATCACTAGAGAGAGAGCCACAGCAAAAAATCAAGGATGTTAAATCTTCCAAAATCACATCTAAGCAAAAAATTTCTGCCCTGAGTTGGTTCTATAACCTATCAGTTGGACGTAAACAGCTTTTTGCACTGATTGCTTCTGAATTTCTATCTCTGTCACTGGTCGGGTTTGGTGCATTTTTAATTGGGCGATCGCTACAGGATCAGTTGTTCAAACAGGCTCAGTCTGAGGTGTCGGTTATGGACATCAACTACAACATCAAAGTCAATCAGATGGGTTTTGGTTTCCGAGGTCAGTCAGACAACGCGGCGGTAATTAGTGCAGCAAGTACCTATGCCAGTAAGCAACCGATTCCTGCACCATTAAGAGATCAAGTCAGAAAAATTCTCGAAAATGAAATTAAGGCTCGAAAAATTGAGTATGCGACCTTAGTGGGGACGGATGCAAAGATCATTATCAATGCAAATAGCGATCGCACAGGTCAAGATTTTGATCCCAATGGTCTAGTTAGTGACATTCTCAAGGATCCTAATCAAATTAAGGCAACAGCGATCGTCAGTGCCGATGATCTACAAAAGGAAGCCCCACCACTGCCCGACGGATTTACACCAACGGATTCCCTAATTCGCTACACGGCAACTGCGGTGAAAGATCCTACGTCCCAGAAAACCATTGCTGTACTGATTTCAGGAGATATTGTCAATAAAAAACCGCCAATTGTGGAAAATACCCTCAAGGCATTAGCAACGACTGCACAGGATACGGGGAAAAAGGGATTAGGTGGTTATAGTGCTGTGTACTATCGCAAACCTTCAGGGGAATTTGTTCTTGCCACTTCTGCTGAACAGCCTGATTTCGAGGCTGGCACTTTTAATCTACCCATCTCTGGTAAAGAGGCAGATGACTTACTCAATCGCGCGACAAACGCCGAAAATGGGCAGCCCGTGACAGGACGTGTTTTAGTTGGGAATACTTACTATACGATGTCAGCTAGAGCTGTTCCCAATCGTATTGTTGAAACAGATAAGGGTGCAGTCCCACAATACAAAGCTCCCGTTGCGATTTTGGTGCGTGGTACGCCTGAAACCGAAATGAGCGAATTATTGAGAAGAACATGGATTATCCTTGGAATTTCCTCAATTGTTGTTATTCTTTTGGATATTCTACTATCGCGCTTTTTGGATCGCGCTATTGGTAAACCTGTAAAAGCCCTGACACCGATCGCTAAACGTTTTACTCTAGGCGATCGCAAAGTCCGTGCTGAAGTCTTTGCCAATGACGAAATTGGGGAATTAACGCGATCGTTTAATACAATGGCAGACAGCATTGAAATGTCAGAACAAGCTCTGGCACAGCAGTCTTTACTTAAGGAGCAAGAAGCCGAAATTCAACGCAAAGAAAAAGAACTTCTACAAAGAGAAGTAATTAACCTCCTGCTAGAAATTGAAGGCACACAAAAAGGAGATTTGACGGCAGAGGCACAGGTAACGGATGGGGTAGTGGGATCGATCGCTGATGCGTTTAATGCCACAATCAGGAAATTGCGGAACTTAGTTAAGGAAGTTAAAGCTACGGCAGTCCATGCGGAATCTCTAGCAAAAAATAGTGAGCAATCCGTACAGAAGTTTTCTACTGCTGCCCTAGCCCAGTCTGATGGAATTGCCCAAGCCCTAGAAGCCGTAGAACAAAATACCCAATCGATCGCCCAAGTAGCACAATCGGCTCAGGATGCAGCAGATGTGGCGAGACGGGCGGCGATCGCTGCCCGTGAAGGCGATATGAAAATGGATCGTACCGTTCACAGTATCAAAGCGATTCGCTCTACTGTGGCGGCAACGGCTAAAAAAATGAAGCAATTAGCCGAATCATCGCAGGAAGTTTCACAAATTGTGGCAATTATTTCTAATATTTCCGAAAAAACGAACTTACTGGCATTTAATGCTTCCATTGAAGCTGCTAGAGCTGGGGAGAATGGTCAAGGTTTTCGGGTCGTTGCCGATGAGGTGCGGCGATTGGCTGACCGTGTGACCGATGCAACAAAAGAAATTCAATTATTGGTTAACAATATTCAGCATGAAACAACGGAGGTTTTAAAAGCGATGGAAGTGGGTACTTCTGAGGTTGTATCAGGAACCCAATCCGTTGAAGAAACTAAGGAAACTCTCAAGGATCTAGCGGATCTGAGTCAGACTATTGATAAATATTTGCAGACAATTTCGATTAGTACGATTTCGCAAACGCAAGTTTCTCAAAAGGTAAACAGCATCATGGAAAATGCCAATATGATTGCTCAAGGTACGGCTACTGATACTCAAAATGTAGTTAATTCGCTACAGGTACTAGTGGGAGTAGTTGATGAGTTGCAGGCATCTGTACGTCAGTTCCGCCTAGAAAAATCTGAATAG